Within the Borrelia parkeri genome, the region ATATCATCTACTAAAACACTGCATCGGTTCTTCTTATCTCCAGTGTTTTTATCTTGCCAACTCTCATACCTTAAAGAACCACTAATCACAACTTGTTTTCCTTTCTTAAGAAAAGAACCAAGACTCTCAGCTCTCTTACCAAAGAGAGTACAATCAAAAAATTGAGCATAATCCATCCATTCCTCATTTTTTTTCACCCTTCTGTTATTAGCTAAACCAAATTTAAGAATA harbors:
- a CDS encoding single-stranded DNA-binding protein, with amino-acid sequence MADINSLVLSGRLTRDSELTYTEAGMAILKFGLANNRRVKKNEEWMDYAQFFDCTLFGKRAESLGSFLKKGKQVVISGSLRYESWQDKNTGDKKNRCSVLVDDIQMFGSLITTKGANDVGFESYKKPDSFTDIGFDDGFNEDIPF